Within Bdellovibrionales bacterium, the genomic segment GTCCGCGGGGGAGCAACAATCAAAGCCCTTTGACCCTTTCCCAAGGGCGCCATCAAATCGACCACCCGGGTGGTATATTCGTTGGGCTGGTGTTCTAATAACAGGCGCTCTTGTGGATAGAGCGGCGTTAAATTATCAAATAAGATCTTATTCTTCGCCTTTTCTGGTGGCTCAAAATTCAGAGCATCAACCTTCAAAAGGGCAAAATATCTCTCTCCGTCTTTGGGCGGACGTACCGTACCAGTTATTGTATCGCCCGTGCGCAATCCAAAACGGCGGATCTGAGAAGGACTGACGTAGATATCATCAGGTCCTGGAAGATAATTATAATCGGGAGAGCGCAAAAAACCATAGCCATCAGGCAATATCTCCAAAACTCCATCACCGTAAATATCTCCAAGCTGAGCCGCTCTCTTCAAGATCCAAAAAACCATATCTTGCCGACGCATTCCTGCCGCGTTTTCAATCTTGAGCTTTATTGCCAAGGCGGTAAGATCACGTATATCTTTTGACTTAAGATTTTTTGAGCTGAGATCACCCCGCTCATCTTCGCTCAAATTGATATCTGATAAATCGACGTTCTCGTCTATCACTTCAATTTCGTCTTCCTCACGCATCGGCATTTGACGTTTGCCGTTGTTTGGAGCTCCCCCATATTGATGGCGCTTCTGCTGCTGGTGAGAGGGTCGGCCCTTTTTATGAAGATTGTTGGGTCGAAAATCCCTCTTCTTGTGGTGTCTATCGCGATCTCTATCCCCGCGATTTTCTTCTAACCGATTATCCTCCGCACGACTTTCTGCTTTTGGCTCCGACTCGACCACTCCAATTGGAGCTGTAGGCTCTTTTTCCTCTGACATTACTTACTCACACTTCCCACCTACCTCTAGGCGGTCCCTTTCATAATAAAAAAGCGAGATGACATCTCTTCCTAGGTCGCTTGATAAACTTCGTATTCTTAGAGTGATTTCACTTCATTTTTGTTTGAATTATTATCCGAGAAATAAAATAGCCTGAGTGGCTAGCGAAAAGACCCTACAATCAAAACGCACTTGTTCATTAATTATATTATCAAATTTTGTTATCACTATCAGGCCAACGAAAACCCTTACTCACGGCTGGCATTAATTATGGCTGCGCCAGAGCCTCTGTCATAGGACTCAAAGGAGGTCAATCGAAACCCTGTTGGGTCGGGTATTACTGGTCTTCCATTGGATGAACAAAGCTTTCATAATAGATACGGTCAATGGGAGGGAAAATGGGTGGGAGGGGCAATTTTAAATTTTACTTGTGGACGAGTGTGTTGGTGTCTGCAATTTTCTTGCTTTCTGTCACCACTTTAGGGGATGTGTCTCCACTTTGCGATGACCTAGCTCGCTTTGCCTGTGCTCCAGGCTCTTACAAAGATGGAACCGGAGAAATTAAAAGTGAGGTGGAAGTCTCCAAATTAATGTCCTCGTATAGAGAGAAGTCCTTAGCTTTTCTTCACGGCCGTTTTGAGAAACTTATTAGTGATCCCAATAATTCATATTTCAAGACCGTCGCTGTGGCAGGTCTTGGGTTAAAAAATTCTCCTCAATGCTCTTCGGCTTTGAAAGAAGATATTGTGGCTTGTAAAATAAACCTCATTGAAGGATTAACGACGATTGCTCAGAAATATTCATTGCGTCCGTTATTGCCAAACACTGGTTTGGAGCGAGCTGGAAACCTAAGAGAAATAGACTACATCATAGGAAATAATTCTTTTCAAAGAATTGTTGAGGAACTGAACGACCAAGCTCAAAAGGACCTCGGCAATCCTGAAACGACTAAAAAAATCAAAGAAAAAGTATTTCCGAAAATAAAGGACCTCATAATTGCTCGTCTGAACCAGATGTCCATTCCCGATGAACAAAAGAGTTTGATGACAAGCAAGGTGAGTTCTATTTCTTTTGAAGGAACCACCTGTGAAGGGTTTGGGGGAGTTGGATCGAGCAAAGGCGAGATTGTTTCTTCTCTTCTTGTTCCAAATGCTTACTACAATCCTATCCAAAATTCATTTAAGGTCTGCTCTGGCTACCTACTGCAGTCCACCAGTGAATTCGAGATTGCTGCTACTATT encodes:
- the rho gene encoding transcription termination factor Rho, translated to MSEEKEPTAPIGVVESEPKAESRAEDNRLEENRGDRDRDRHHKKRDFRPNNLHKKGRPSHQQQKRHQYGGAPNNGKRQMPMREEDEIEVIDENVDLSDINLSEDERGDLSSKNLKSKDIRDLTALAIKLKIENAAGMRRQDMVFWILKRAAQLGDIYGDGVLEILPDGYGFLRSPDYNYLPGPDDIYVSPSQIRRFGLRTGDTITGTVRPPKDGERYFALLKVDALNFEPPEKAKNKILFDNLTPLYPQERLLLEHQPNEYTTRVVDLMAPLGKGQRALIVAPPRTGKTVLLQNIANAISSNHPEVKLIVLLIDERPEEVTDMSRTVKGEVVSSTFDEPPTRHVQVAEMVIEKAKRLVEHKHDVVILLDSITRLARAYNTVVPPSGKILSGGVDSNALHKPKRFFGAARNIEEGGSLTIIATALIDTGSRMDEVIFEEFKGTGNSEIHLDRKLMEKRIFPCMDINKSGTRKEDLLIEKGELNRLWILRKVLAPMNVVDSMEFLLDKLKDCKGNKDFLSGMSG